The DNA sequence CGCAGGGCCCGAGCCACTCTGCCAGGCAGGAGGGACCCGGGAGGGCGAAAGCTCCAAACATAGGCTGTTTCAGTCTTTGATTTCCAAGAAATCTAACGAAAGTCTCCCCGCAATGAACTGAGAAGATTTACACTCCACACCGTGAACCTGTTCTTGGAGTTGGACCCAGAGAGCACTTTGGCTCAAAGATCTTTGCTTTGTACCTGCTTTTCCACTTGGCCTCATTCTCTTGAGAAGCGCTTTAGACTTTTGAACTCAGTATAAACCAAGACAGCGTGATTCCTGTCGTGGCGTCGATGTCGACATTTCCGAACAACAAAAATCAGGTGGGACGAGATTTCCTGAGCATTCCCGTGGTGTGGGGTCACCCATGCACGTGAAGTCTGTGCCCCTCACTGCATCGCACCATAACCGCCACATTTTAGAGCACTGTTGGGGTGACTTAAATTACAGGGTCCACACAGACATGGGGCCACCCCAAAACACCCTGCAGCCGTAGCTCGGCAACGGGGGTGACTCCCACAAGAGCCACATGAGGCTGCTCGGGAGAGTCAGGACCGAGCCTCAATTCCAAGGATGAGCCCCCGAGGGTCACCGGGGCACCCCCCTCTAGCACGTGGCTCGAGACACCAGCACCTGCTTCCCAAAGGAGCAGCTACAAAGTAGCCCCTTGGGAGGGCTTCTTTAACTGCCTACTTTCCAATCAGACCCTTGGATTTGCATCCCTGCCAGCCCCTCGCAGACCACCTCCTGCAGGAAGGCCCCCGCCTTTCCATGAGCCGTGCACATGCAGGAGCCGTCTCCCCTGTGGTTTCGAGCAGTCCTACGACACCTTGCTCTCTGCCCACGGCGCAACACGGTGCAAGGCACAGGGAGAGTTCCCAGTGGATCCTTAATGAAAGCAGAACGTTTCATTCCTGGGGACTAAGTCTGCGAATCAGAGAACACGGGGAAACAGGTACCAGCCGCCTTGTTTTCCATGAAGCGAGATTCTTTTGGTTTCtcaccattttaaaaactgatggtATTGAACACACTGGCCAGTGAGCCCTGGCTTTCCTTCCGGCATTGGCTTTGGTCGTCCTACAGGCGGggtccttctccctctgggtCCTCACGCCACGCAGATGCCAGCGCTTCCTCGTCACCCCTCAAATTACCCGAGTGTCTTTTTCGGGAGAGCCTCCCTGCACAACCTAACCTAGAGTGGttgctttgttctagtctcctaAAGTACTCTGGTCTAATCACAATTTTAATGAAGTAATTGATACCTTTAATTAACGCAGGCACCGCACACTCAGGGGCGATCAGTGAGTGGAGGTGGGAGGCAAGAGGGAGTGGTAGGGACTGCGGAGAGCGCGGCCACCCAGAGGGCCTGTTGCACTCCAGCAGAGAACAGCCCAGTGTGATCAGATCATCCCTATTTTCAAAAGAAGCCAAAAACCATGGTTTTAAAAGTCGAGTCCCTCCCAGCATCTAAAAATGGGCAAATCATCATGTTTAGGAGCAGCGCAGGCAAAACCAAACACAGCAGCGGCTCCCAGTCTGTGGCCTCTGTGTCATCTCTCCTCCACTCGGCTCTCGGTCCCACAGTGACGTGTGCTGGGGGACCTGCTCACCATCATGTCTGGATTCAACAAGCGAGAAACAGAACTAGGTGAGGGCCTCTCCCAGGGGTCAGAAAGAATGTTCTGGTAGGGAGCTGGCGTCCCACGGTGCCCGTCCTCCCGCTCTCACTGTCCACCTGACGTTTCTCCCCCGCCCTTTAAGCCTTGCTCCCAGACAACCACCCCTGGGAGCCTCCTCCTCTGACCGGAAGTCATCACAATGGGCTCTGTGACATCACCAATGGCCCGGCCCCTGGCTCCCAGTCTCCAGGTGCGCAGGCAAACAGACCCACCATGAGCAACTTGGTCCCCCATCTCGGCTCACCATGCGGACGCtaacatggttcttgttcttgtctctgtgcctctgctgcGGCTATGCCTTCGTGTTTTCTCCTCTGAGGGAGAAAGTCAAAGAACCCCTCGGGAAGGTGCCTTGCGGAGGGCACTTTCGGatgaggcagaatctcccagaGCATGCCCAAGGCTGGCTTGGGAGCAAATGGCTCTGGCTCTTTTTCGTAGTTGTGCTGTATGCGATACTGAAGTTTCGAGGAGATAGTGAGAAGAGTAAGGTAAGGACGGCCCcatttcctcccctttccccGTTCCTTCCATCTCAGATGGGTCAGGCTTGGCTTAGTCCTTACAGGCGGGGCCTCTCAGTAGAACGAAGTAGGCTTCGAGGCACCTGCCTGGTGGTCCTGCGACGCGTCAGCACATTCATTTCCTAGCGTGTCCTTAGGGAAGACAATGGTCCCCAGACCCTCAGGGGTCAGGGCTAGCGGTTGAAGACGACCTTCCACTTACTGGCTGATTAAAAGCTTGGCTTgatatctatcttttttttttttaagatttttatttatctatttgacagctatagagagagagcacaagtaggcagagaggcaggcagagggagagggagaagcaggatctctgctgagcagggagcccaatgtgggacttgattctaggaccctgggatcatgacccgagccgaaggcagccgcttaaccaactgagccacctgggcgccctgCTATTTATCCtaataaatgagattttttcTAATGGAGAGATTTAAGAACTTGGTGTGTCTCAGGTCAACATTATTCAGAGACAGATTCACTGCCCCTGATTCTTAACTTCcctaaaagaaattctttatttccttatattgttgtttttttttttaaattctttattttttacaagtTGCCAAACTGATGGAAATGGTATCATTATTCCAGGTAAGGGAAAAGACCTGTCGTGAAGGGATAAACGTGTAAAGAAGTGCAGCTCCTCAAAGTGACTGAACAGTCCTCAGatggggaaagggggagaaataCGGCATGTTTTCTGCTAGACAGCCCAACACTTCATGACCCTGTGTCCAAACTGAGAGAGCAGGGGTTGGCAAGCCTTTCCTGGAAAGGACCAGAGAGTAGCTATTTTCAGCTTTGCAACACATACAGTCTCTGTTGCACGGACCCAACTCTGCCATTTTAGCCTGAAAGCAACCTTATGTAATGCGCAAATAAATGAGCaaggctgtgttccaataaaactttatttacaaaacaactGGTGGGCCAGAGTGGGCCATAGCTTGCCAATCCCTGGGCTAGAGTGCAGTGGGAGAACCATCTTTTCTTAGGGGAGCCCGACTCTTGGAACTGTGTCTAAACCAACAAAGGCAACCATATTATTCACCCTGAGTAACTTTCTTGACAGGAGCAGAATCCTTCTGCCCTTCGAGGCTGTTCATTTCGCTCTCcactaaagaaaaatcaaaatgcttCCCCCAACAAAGAATACGCGTTCAATACCTTAACCCAACTGGAGATGGACCTTGTGAAATTCGTGTCCAAGGTGCGGAATCTGAAAGTCGCCATGGTAACCGGCACTGGCCTCAAGCTTCAGAACTTGGAGGTCCCTGCAGACCCACACAATAACATCACCATCTATGAAATATGGGGCGAAGAAGACTCGGAATGAGTGGATTTGTGTGTCAGAGTGTTGACAAACCATATGCAAACCAATAAAACTATTCTGATGAAAAAG is a window from the Meles meles chromosome 16, mMelMel3.1 paternal haplotype, whole genome shotgun sequence genome containing:
- the LOC123927040 gene encoding protein FAM209A-like — encoded protein: MRTLTWFLFLSLCLCCGYAFVFSPLREKVKEPLGKVPCGGHFRMRQNLPEHAQGWLGSKWLWLFFVVVLYAILKFRGDSEKSKEQNPSALRGCSFRSPLKKNQNASPNKEYAFNTLTQLEMDLVKFVSKVRNLKVAMVTGTGLKLQNLEVPADPHNNITIYEIWGEEDSE